The Ornithobacterium rhinotracheale genome window below encodes:
- a CDS encoding TonB-dependent receptor, with product MKKILFVSFFMTLNLCVYAQNTFKAVIKDSEKKEPLMGVTAQVTGTTIATISDENGQIILTGIANGLQEIQFSYIGFAQRTDSFNFPLEDTAPIEILLKESSVELDEIVISSTRSTRSIQNIPTRIEFIGGEELDEKGNMKAGDIRMLLSESTGIQTQQTSATSANASIRIQGLDGRYTQILKDGFPIYSGASSGLGLLQIPPLDLKQVEVIKGSTSTLYGGGAIAGLVNLISKTPTEERDLRFHLNGTSGRGLDINGFYGQKFNKIGTTIFASHNRNVAYDPAQIGLSAIPQFERYVLNPKLFVYFNDKTKMNFGINATIENRLGGDMLYIKGKADNTHQFFEENKTQRYSTQFVFDHTVNKNSFVQVKNSVSYFNRNTAIPNYEFEGTQTATFTEASYTHSKEKSEWITGVNIWTDNFKEKQITSFPLRDYNQTTFGAFVQNSFKATDWLQLETGLRTDYVIDYGAVFLPRVSAIFRIANGLTSRIGGGFGYKTPTIFTEESERIQYQNVMPIYDNTNKLEKSYGANADINYRTNIGDDWTFSINHLFFYTYLDNPLLLQNIATNTYQFMNSSGYIHTKGTETNIKIGYDDFKLFLGYTFTDTRLIENGTNTENPLTPKHRINSVLMYEIEDKWKIGLEAYYFSQQKLNDGTTGKDYVICGFMAEKIWERFSLYINFENFLDTRQTRFDNIYTGTITNPVFRDIYAPLDGFVINGGIKFRL from the coding sequence ATGAAAAAAATACTCTTTGTGTCATTTTTTATGACACTAAACCTTTGTGTATATGCACAAAATACGTTCAAAGCTGTAATTAAAGACAGCGAAAAAAAAGAGCCTTTAATGGGCGTAACCGCACAGGTAACAGGCACTACAATCGCCACAATTTCCGATGAAAACGGACAGATTATATTAACAGGTATTGCAAACGGTTTGCAAGAAATTCAATTTAGTTATATCGGTTTTGCCCAACGTACCGACAGCTTTAATTTTCCGTTAGAAGATACAGCTCCGATTGAAATCCTACTCAAAGAAAGTTCAGTGGAGTTAGACGAAATTGTCATATCCTCTACCAGAAGCACGAGAAGCATACAAAATATTCCTACCCGTATTGAATTTATCGGAGGTGAAGAATTGGACGAAAAAGGAAATATGAAAGCAGGCGATATTCGTATGCTTTTAAGTGAAAGCACAGGCATACAAACGCAGCAAACTTCCGCAACGTCTGCCAATGCTTCTATTCGTATTCAGGGACTTGACGGGCGATATACGCAAATTTTAAAAGACGGTTTCCCGATTTATTCCGGTGCTTCAAGTGGGTTAGGTTTGTTGCAAATTCCACCGCTTGACTTAAAGCAGGTTGAAGTTATTAAGGGTTCAACATCTACGCTGTACGGTGGTGGAGCAATAGCAGGCTTGGTAAACTTAATTTCCAAGACACCAACGGAAGAAAGGGATTTGCGTTTTCATTTAAACGGAACATCGGGCAGAGGATTGGACATCAACGGTTTTTACGGACAAAAGTTTAATAAAATCGGAACAACAATATTCGCTTCGCACAACCGAAACGTAGCTTACGACCCTGCACAAATCGGACTTTCTGCCATTCCCCAATTTGAAAGGTATGTATTGAACCCCAAGTTATTTGTTTACTTCAATGATAAAACTAAAATGAACTTTGGCATCAACGCCACCATTGAAAACCGTTTGGGTGGCGACATGCTTTATATAAAGGGCAAAGCGGACAACACACACCAGTTTTTCGAGGAAAACAAAACACAGCGTTATTCCACACAATTTGTTTTTGACCATACAGTAAATAAAAACAGTTTTGTCCAAGTCAAAAACAGCGTAAGTTATTTTAACCGTAATACAGCTATTCCCAATTACGAGTTTGAGGGAACGCAAACAGCCACTTTTACGGAAGCGAGCTATACCCACAGCAAAGAAAAGTCTGAATGGATAACAGGTGTTAATATTTGGACGGATAACTTCAAAGAAAAACAAATTACCTCATTTCCGTTAAGGGATTACAATCAAACGACATTCGGGGCTTTCGTTCAAAATTCTTTTAAGGCTACGGATTGGCTTCAATTAGAAACAGGTTTAAGAACGGATTACGTGATAGATTACGGAGCTGTTTTTTTGCCAAGAGTATCGGCAATTTTTAGGATTGCAAACGGATTGACTTCACGTATCGGGGGCGGATTTGGCTACAAAACACCAACCATTTTTACCGAAGAAAGCGAGCGCATACAATATCAAAACGTAATGCCTATTTATGATAATACCAATAAATTAGAAAAGAGCTACGGAGCAAATGCAGACATAAATTACCGTACTAATATTGGCGATGATTGGACATTTAGCATAAATCATTTATTCTTTTACACCTATTTAGACAATCCTTTGTTGCTTCAAAATATAGCTACAAATACATATCAGTTCATGAATTCATCGGGCTACATTCATACCAAAGGAACAGAAACAAATATCAAAATCGGTTATGATGATTTTAAATTGTTTTTGGGCTACACCTTTACCGATACCCGATTGATTGAAAACGGAACAAATACCGAAAATCCACTAACACCAAAACATCGCATTAACTCTGTACTTATGTATGAAATAGAGGATAAATGGAAAATCGGTTTGGAAGCCTATTATTTTAGTCAGCAAAAACTTAATGACGGAACAACAGGAAAAGACTATGTTATATGTGGCTTTATGGCTGAAAAGATTTGGGAACGGTTCTCTTTGTATATCAACTTTGAAAACTTCCTTGATACAAGGCAGACACGTTTTGACAACATCTATACAGGCACAATAACCAACCCTGTTTTTAGAGACATCTATGCACCGTTGGACGGGTTTGTAATCAACGGAGGAATAAAATTTAGACTATAA
- a CDS encoding HTH domain-containing protein: MDTKYTTSQMAEIIGVSVRTIQRQLATLRDSLSPNNKIFNNNVLQILELINRKDLSDTKRHQTTLNDNENEFDRVEYFTEEEYQEFHKRLVEYPLLLDKIKMLVQELEMSKRNEIWYQEQQERLLNTINQRNYIEAKEKNLD, translated from the coding sequence ATGGATACTAAATATACAACTTCTCAAATGGCTGAAATTATAGGTGTTTCTGTTCGAACAATACAGCGACAGCTTGCGACACTACGCGACAGCCTGTCGCCTAACAATAAAATATTCAACAACAATGTTTTACAAATATTAGAATTGATAAACAGAAAGGATTTAAGCGACACCAAACGACACCAAACGACACTAAACGACAACGAAAATGAATTTGACAGGGTAGAGTATTTTACCGAGGAAGAATATCAAGAGTTCCACAAAAGATTAGTAGAATATCCCTTACTATTAGATAAAATTAAAATGCTAGTCCAAGAATTAGAAATGTCGAAGAGAAACGAAATTTGGTATCAAGAACAACAAGAAAGACTATTAAATACCATCAATCAAAGAAACTATATAGAAGCAAAAGAAAAGAATTTAGATTAA